Proteins from one Podarcis raffonei isolate rPodRaf1 chromosome 1, rPodRaf1.pri, whole genome shotgun sequence genomic window:
- the ACKR3 gene encoding atypical chemokine receptor 3 yields the protein MNTIDLPSLFEHVEVENFTETNLTCGSGDCITVDSLSCPTMLNKSALLYTLSIFYIFIFMIGLVANFVVVWMNFQAKTTGYETHLYIFNLAIADLCVIITLPVWVVSLVQHSQWHMGEITCKITHLVFSINLYGSIFFLACMSVDRYLSVACFTTSSSVKKKRIRRCICIFVWLFAFFVSIPDTHYLKTVSSNNETYCRPVYPEENAKEWLASMELSSVILGFVIPFPIIAIFYCLLARAISASSDQERKSNGKIIFSYVVVFLVCWLPYHVVVLLDLLLTFHFLPFSCHMESFLFAALHVTQCLSLVHCCVNPILYSFINRNYKYELMKAFIFKYSAKTGLTKLIDTSRVSEMEYSALEQNAK from the coding sequence ATGAATACCATTGATTTGCCATCCCTATTTGAACATGTGGAAGTGGAGAATTTCACTGAAACCAACTTGACTTGTGGCAGTGGAGACTGCATCACTGTGGACTCCTTGTCATGCCCAACTATGCTCAACAAAAGTGCCCTGCTTTACACCCTctccattttttatatatttatatttatgataGGCTTAGTGGCCAATTTTGTGGTTGTCTGGATGAACTTCCAAGCCAAAACAACTGGCTACGAAACTCATCTCTATATCTTCAATCTAGCCATTGCCGACTTGTGTGTGATCATCACTCTTCCAGTCTGGGTGGTCTCCCTTGTTCAGCACAGCCAGTGGCACATGGGAGAGATCACTTGCAAGATCACTCACCTTGTGTTTTCCATCAATCTATATGGGAGCATCTTCTTCCTGGCATGCATGAGTGTGGATCGATACCTCTCCGTGGCCTGCTTCACAACCTCCAGCAGTGTTAAAAAGAAGAGGATCCGCCGTTGCATCTGCATCTTTGTCTGgctttttgctttctttgtgtCTATCCCCGATACCCACTACCTGAAGACCGTTTCCTCCAACAATGAGACCTATTGCCGCCCCGTCTACCCGGAGGAGAATGCTAAGGAGTGGCTGGCTAGCATGGAACTGAGCTCTGTCATTCTAGGTTTTGTTATTCCTTTCCCCATCATTGCCATTTTCTATTGCCTCCTAGCAAGAGCCATATCTGCCTCTAGTGACCAAGAGAGGAAGAGCAacgggaaaataattttttcctaTGTCGTTGTGTTTCTGGTCTGCTGGCTGCCATACCATGTTGTGGTCTTGCTTGACTTGTTGCTGACCTTCCATTTCCTTCCCTTCAGCTGCCACATGGAGAGCTTTCTCTTTGCAGCCCTTCATGTCACTCAGTGCTTGTCTCTGGTTCACTGCTGCGTCAACCCCATACTCTACAGCTTCATCAACCGAAACTACAAGTACGAGCTCATGAAGGCATTCATCTTTAAGTACTCGGCCAAAACAGGCCTCACCAAACTAATCGATACTTCCAGGGTATCGGAAATGGAGTACTCTGCTCTGGAACAAAATGCTAAATGA